A genomic segment from Cuculus canorus isolate bCucCan1 chromosome 18, bCucCan1.pri, whole genome shotgun sequence encodes:
- the LOC128853996 gene encoding uncharacterized protein LOC128853996, giving the protein MELLLFSCVVRRLFKGPSKTLYCYYYHFLGLLFSPIDMPILCCCCLPATSEEREPLPVNTRQPCRNIGVFNKKGTLTMKLVNVRAVDTLFSDLAKTFNKQHDDYSAMMKAAQKLKEVSGCSPTASLTACIEAVQQEHGAYKVQVHMEGYSFSLIVKEKKVPDKLKQVQQQVGELSRSTKRVLARKAILQEMICFMLQSQTQLEERIKTTNTDYLDQVRLEGNLRENIEKISLAKELSEHYDEAARSVLRGMAQLAGLVLEGASEIGTE; this is encoded by the exons ATGGagttgctgttgttttcctgtgttgtaAGAAGGCTTTTTAAAGGTCCTAGTAAGACGCTTTACTGTTATTATTACCATTTTCTGGGACTTCTTTTTTCTCCGATTGACATGCCTATcctttgctgttgctgtctCCCAGCTACTTCAGAAGAG cGGGAACCCCTTCCTGTAAATACAAGGCAGCCCTGTCGAAACATCG GGGTCTTCAATAAGAAGGGAACCTTGACGATGAAGCTGGTAAATGTACGTGCCGTTGACACCCTTTTCTCTGATCTTGCCAAGACTTTTAACAAGCAGCACGATGATTACTCTGCTATGATGAAGGCTGCccaaaagctgaaagaggttTCTGGCTGCTCTCCCACTGCCAGTCTTACAGCCTGCATAGAGGCTGTGCAGCAGGAGCATG GTGCTTACAAAGTGCAGGTGCACATGGAAGGCTATAGCTTTTCACTCATtgtaaaggagaagaaagtgcCTGACAAACTGAAGCAGGTCCAGCAGCAGGTGGGAGAGCTGAGTCGTTCCACAAAGCGCGTCCTTGCTAGAAAAGCTATACTGCAAGAAATGATCTGCTTCATGCTTCAGAGCCAGACCCAGCTGGAAGAAAGGatcaaaaccacaaacacagaCTATCTGGACCAGGTACGGCTAGAAGGTAACCTGAGAGAGAACATCGAAAAAATCAGCCTGGCCAAGGAGCTCTCGGAACACTATGATGAAGCTGCCAGGAGCGTGTTGAGGGGAATGGCCCAGCTAGCTGGCTTGGTGCTGGAAGGGGCTTCTGAAATAGGGACTGAATAA